From Caulobacter segnis, a single genomic window includes:
- a CDS encoding substrate-binding domain-containing protein, producing the protein MNKLIGAVATVALLAVADQAHAARDYVWAAGSSTVFPFSTRVAENFSKKTGKKSPKVESLGTGGGIKMFCGGTGEKFPDIANASRPMKKSEFQACQKAGVKDIVELKIGFDGIVVAVDKQGPDFNFKLEQLYLGLADQSLRGGQIVKQPYKNWNEVGQGLPKARILAYGPPPTSGTRDAFVELAMEGGAAKLPTLAKLKADDEKKFKATVSPMRTDGGWVDAGENDNAIVGTIEKTPNALGVFGFSFLEENASRIKGASVNGVKPTPATIASGQYPLSRSLYIYVKKSQVGVTPGLKEFVTEFVSDAATGRGGYLQGRGLIPLPPAQHQAMKGKAGALPAMPAPKE; encoded by the coding sequence ATGAACAAGCTCATCGGCGCGGTCGCCACCGTCGCCTTGCTCGCCGTCGCCGACCAGGCTCACGCGGCCCGCGACTATGTCTGGGCCGCTGGCTCCTCGACCGTGTTCCCCTTCTCGACCCGCGTCGCCGAGAACTTCTCGAAGAAGACCGGCAAGAAGTCGCCGAAGGTGGAAAGCCTGGGCACGGGCGGCGGCATCAAGATGTTCTGCGGCGGCACGGGCGAGAAGTTCCCCGACATCGCCAACGCCTCGCGCCCGATGAAGAAGTCCGAATTCCAGGCCTGCCAGAAGGCCGGCGTGAAGGACATCGTCGAGCTCAAGATCGGCTTCGACGGCATCGTCGTGGCGGTCGACAAGCAGGGCCCGGACTTCAACTTCAAGCTCGAGCAGCTGTACCTGGGCCTGGCCGACCAGAGCCTGCGCGGCGGCCAGATCGTCAAGCAACCCTACAAGAACTGGAACGAGGTCGGCCAAGGCCTGCCCAAGGCCCGCATCCTGGCCTACGGCCCGCCGCCCACCTCGGGCACCCGTGACGCCTTCGTCGAACTGGCCATGGAAGGCGGCGCCGCCAAGCTGCCGACCCTGGCCAAGCTGAAGGCCGACGACGAGAAGAAGTTCAAGGCCACCGTCTCGCCGATGCGCACCGACGGCGGCTGGGTCGACGCCGGCGAGAACGACAACGCCATCGTCGGCACGATCGAGAAGACCCCGAACGCCCTGGGCGTGTTCGGCTTCTCGTTCCTGGAAGAGAACGCCTCGCGCATCAAGGGCGCCTCGGTCAACGGCGTGAAGCCGACCCCGGCGACCATCGCCAGCGGCCAGTATCCGCTGTCGCGCTCGCTGTACATCTACGTGAAGAAGTCCCAGGTCGGCGTGACGCCGGGCCTGAAGGAATTCGTCACCGAGTTCGTCTCGGACGCCGCGACGGGTCGTGGCGGCTACCTGCAAGGCCGCGGCCTGATCCCGCTGCCCCCGGCCCAGCACCAGGCGATGAAGGGCAAGGCGGGCGCCCTGCCGGCCATGCCCGCGCCGAAGGAATAA
- a CDS encoding arsenate reductase family protein, translated as MAVTVYHNPKCTTSAKTVALLQEAGLNPVVVEYLKTGWTREQLLDLVKRSDTDLRGLLRERGTPAEDLGLLKPDATEGAILAAMVAHPILVNRPIVDGPKGVVLARPIEKALTVA; from the coding sequence ATGGCCGTCACCGTCTATCACAACCCCAAATGCACCACCTCGGCCAAGACGGTCGCCCTGCTGCAGGAGGCGGGGCTGAACCCGGTGGTGGTCGAGTACCTGAAGACCGGATGGACCCGCGAGCAGTTGCTGGACCTGGTCAAGCGCTCCGACACCGACCTGAGGGGCCTGCTTCGCGAGCGCGGCACGCCCGCCGAGGACCTGGGCCTGCTGAAGCCGGACGCCACCGAGGGGGCGATCCTGGCGGCGATGGTCGCGCATCCGATCCTGGTCAATCGCCCGATCGTCGACGGTCCGAAGGGCGTGGTCCTGGCGCGGCCGATCGAAAAGGCTCTGACCGTCGCCTAA
- a CDS encoding RNA polymerase sigma factor, protein MRKAVGQQKPHDLRGLDRRYRPALMAFFMRRAASHGDAEDMTQELFAKLARVEDPGMANADAYIFQMAANLLRDRQRRERVRANYRATLAAGDPVDLEPLDPARILQAREDLGEVSRILRELPERTRAIFLLYRLEGMKQAELATLYGMTTSGVQKHILKAMGHLTRRLRASP, encoded by the coding sequence ATGAGGAAAGCCGTGGGGCAGCAGAAGCCACACGATCTGCGAGGTCTGGATCGGCGCTACAGGCCAGCGCTGATGGCCTTCTTCATGCGCCGGGCGGCCAGCCACGGCGACGCCGAGGACATGACCCAGGAGCTGTTCGCCAAGCTGGCGCGGGTCGAGGACCCGGGCATGGCCAACGCCGACGCCTACATCTTTCAGATGGCCGCCAACCTGTTGCGCGATCGCCAGCGGCGTGAGCGGGTGCGGGCCAATTACCGCGCCACGCTGGCGGCCGGCGATCCCGTCGACCTGGAGCCGCTGGATCCGGCCCGCATCCTGCAGGCGCGCGAAGATCTGGGCGAGGTGTCGCGGATTCTGCGCGAACTGCCCGAGCGCACGCGGGCGATCTTCCTGCTCTATCGCCTGGAAGGCATGAAGCAGGCCGAGCTCGCCACGCTGTACGGCATGACGACCAGCGGCGTGCAAAAACACATCCTCAAGGCCATGGGCCACCTGACGCGACGCCTGAGGGCGAGCCCATGA
- a CDS encoding FecR family protein: MSDPMDEMFDNKLDLAADAAAEWCVRLSEGDLSPAEQQALDAWFAADPVHRELLDDAVAAWRAVDQQASLPGMIALRGEALNDLRRAQHRQWSRKPGRRLAVWSAAAAVVAAVALGGVLTWRASLPDVYRTTEGERRIVELADGSRASLDADTVLKVRYDGDRRRLWLEQGRAKFAVAKDPLRPFSVAAGGKLVVATGTTFSVERVADQMRVVLYEGHVAVLDGEGAKGRPPPLLRVNGAPTEKALTPDHELVAQIHSEAASVAPTDSARAGAWETGQLVFQDEPMSLAVERVNRYARDKLRIGDPTVANLRISGVFTSGDTRAFIDGVTAVLPVRAVSGQGGETVLRAFQRQPKNLTDGGVSSGE; this comes from the coding sequence ATGAGCGACCCAATGGACGAGATGTTCGACAACAAGCTGGATCTCGCCGCGGACGCCGCCGCCGAATGGTGCGTGCGCCTGTCGGAGGGAGATCTGTCGCCCGCCGAGCAGCAGGCCCTGGACGCCTGGTTCGCCGCCGATCCGGTCCATCGCGAACTGCTGGACGACGCCGTCGCCGCCTGGCGGGCGGTGGACCAGCAAGCGTCGCTGCCCGGCATGATTGCCTTGCGCGGCGAGGCGCTGAACGACCTGCGCCGCGCTCAGCACCGACAATGGAGCCGCAAGCCCGGCCGTCGCCTGGCCGTCTGGAGCGCCGCCGCGGCGGTGGTCGCGGCCGTGGCCCTGGGCGGTGTCCTGACCTGGCGTGCCAGCCTGCCGGACGTCTATCGCACCACCGAGGGCGAGCGGCGGATCGTCGAGTTGGCCGACGGCTCGCGCGCCTCGCTGGACGCCGACACCGTGCTGAAGGTCCGCTACGACGGCGACCGGCGGCGGCTGTGGCTGGAGCAGGGGCGCGCCAAGTTCGCCGTGGCAAAGGATCCGCTACGGCCGTTCTCTGTCGCGGCCGGGGGCAAGCTGGTGGTGGCCACCGGCACGACCTTCAGTGTCGAGCGCGTCGCCGACCAGATGCGGGTCGTGCTGTACGAGGGCCATGTCGCCGTGCTGGACGGGGAGGGCGCCAAGGGGCGTCCGCCGCCGCTGCTGCGCGTGAACGGCGCGCCGACCGAGAAGGCGCTGACGCCCGATCACGAGCTGGTCGCCCAGATCCATTCCGAGGCGGCCTCGGTCGCCCCCACCGATTCCGCCCGCGCCGGCGCCTGGGAGACCGGGCAGCTGGTGTTCCAGGACGAGCCCATGAGCCTGGCCGTCGAGCGGGTCAACCGCTACGCCCGCGACAAGCTGCGGATCGGCGATCCGACGGTGGCCAATCTGCGGATCAGCGGCGTCTTCACATCGGGCGACACCCGCGCCTTCATCGACGGCGTCACGGCGGTGTTGCCCGTCCGCGCCGTCAGCGGGCAGGGCGGCGAGACCGTCCTGCGCGCGTTCCAGCGCCAGCCAAAAAACTTGACCGACGGTGGTGTGTCCTCGGGAGAGTGA
- a CDS encoding TonB-dependent receptor domain-containing protein, with protein sequence MSKSSKQPWLLGASAAVLVALAAPGVVQAQARGEQSFDIPAQDLAGALRAFGQASGRQLAFDESLARGKRAPRLKGAFTADEGLSRLLAGSNLMVQPTASGVYAIRERPLLVSASAAGQAAAPATAVEQSRPEEPAQVEEVIVVGTPGGAGIDKLSASFAVTTVNAQDILKASPKSSAELLSLVPGVWVETSGGVAGANVFVRGFPATGDAEFLTIQLQGSPIYPPSTLSFLENSSIFRVDETISRMEALRGGPNPIFSNGQPGLTTNFMLKEGGEETKGLVKATTSDYGLRRVDGVVSGKLADDLFFMAGGYVTRSPGIRDTQFDSEKGQQFTVNLTKRLERGKVNFYARFTDDHGAWYLPFAINVPGVDKGEYTQLGELSRQQTLQVNADGRTRDFDLAHGRGWKGYVAGGSFEHEFGDGWTVRDRFSFTKGDADTYGLVPDGGAVTASSVASVIGGPVRTRGGTTLGSGDYVQNWGAWIVEKDIEAFVNDFSVNKTIGGHSISAGYYASSFSSDDFWTIGNFKPMQVKANGDYLAANVSCANLATAGSGSGCWAYGLTSNGDGKVNAFYLADSWQIIEPLRLDVGVRREKFETDYVVDDGNGYPDGLALRTTDYSQSKTSYTVGLNYDLNEMSGVFARYSKGFKFPSFDNFRENLTDTLSVKQYELGYKLRSGPFELYATGFANSFDGAKFADVGGTLETNSNKARGIELDGRWRSDFGLSLSLNGTLQKTEIKTSSIAANKGNSAQRQPNWQIRFTPSYDVRLGQVATTLYGTVSAVDDRWGDNANTQKLNGYTKVDLGAIFNVGDFSVQVAADNLTNSHGLTEGDPRSTSGANARPILGRSVRLSVGYNF encoded by the coding sequence ATGAGCAAGTCTTCCAAGCAACCCTGGCTGCTGGGCGCCTCGGCGGCCGTGCTGGTGGCTCTGGCCGCGCCGGGCGTTGTCCAGGCGCAGGCGCGCGGCGAGCAGAGCTTCGATATTCCGGCCCAGGACCTGGCCGGCGCCCTGCGCGCCTTCGGCCAGGCCTCGGGCAGGCAACTGGCCTTTGACGAGAGTCTGGCGCGAGGTAAGCGCGCGCCGCGGCTGAAGGGCGCGTTCACGGCGGACGAGGGTCTCTCGCGCCTGCTGGCCGGTTCGAACCTGATGGTCCAGCCCACCGCCAGCGGCGTCTACGCCATCCGCGAGCGCCCTCTGCTGGTCAGCGCCAGCGCCGCCGGCCAGGCCGCCGCGCCCGCCACGGCCGTAGAGCAAAGTCGTCCGGAAGAACCCGCGCAGGTCGAGGAAGTGATCGTCGTCGGCACCCCCGGCGGCGCGGGCATCGACAAGCTGTCGGCCAGCTTCGCGGTCACCACCGTCAACGCACAGGACATCCTGAAGGCCTCGCCCAAGAGCAGCGCCGAGCTGCTGAGCCTGGTCCCCGGCGTCTGGGTCGAGACCTCGGGCGGGGTGGCCGGCGCCAACGTCTTCGTGCGCGGCTTTCCAGCCACCGGCGACGCCGAGTTCCTGACCATCCAGCTGCAGGGCTCGCCGATCTATCCGCCCTCGACCCTGTCGTTCCTGGAGAACTCGTCGATCTTCCGCGTCGACGAGACGATCTCGCGGATGGAGGCCCTGCGCGGCGGGCCCAACCCGATCTTCTCGAACGGCCAGCCGGGCCTGACGACCAACTTCATGCTCAAGGAGGGCGGCGAGGAGACCAAGGGCCTGGTCAAGGCCACCACCTCCGACTACGGCCTGCGCCGGGTCGACGGCGTGGTCAGCGGCAAGCTGGCCGACGACCTCTTCTTCATGGCTGGCGGCTACGTGACCCGCTCGCCCGGGATCCGCGACACCCAGTTCGACAGCGAGAAGGGCCAGCAGTTCACGGTTAACCTGACCAAGCGGCTGGAGCGCGGCAAGGTCAACTTCTACGCCCGCTTCACCGACGACCACGGGGCCTGGTACCTGCCGTTCGCGATCAATGTGCCGGGCGTCGACAAGGGCGAGTACACCCAGCTGGGCGAGCTGTCGCGCCAGCAGACCCTGCAGGTCAACGCCGATGGCCGCACTCGCGACTTCGACCTGGCCCATGGTCGGGGCTGGAAGGGTTATGTGGCGGGCGGCAGCTTCGAGCACGAGTTCGGCGACGGTTGGACGGTGCGCGACCGCTTCAGCTTCACCAAGGGCGACGCCGACACCTACGGCCTGGTGCCCGACGGCGGCGCGGTGACGGCCAGCTCGGTCGCCTCGGTGATCGGCGGGCCGGTCCGCACGCGCGGCGGGACGACCCTGGGCAGCGGCGACTACGTCCAGAACTGGGGCGCGTGGATCGTCGAGAAGGACATCGAGGCCTTCGTCAACGACTTCAGCGTCAACAAGACGATCGGCGGCCACTCGATCTCGGCCGGCTATTACGCCTCCAGCTTCTCGTCGGACGACTTCTGGACCATCGGCAACTTCAAGCCCATGCAGGTCAAGGCCAACGGCGACTACCTGGCGGCCAATGTCAGCTGCGCCAACCTGGCGACGGCGGGCAGCGGCTCGGGCTGCTGGGCCTACGGCTTGACCTCGAACGGCGACGGCAAGGTCAACGCCTTCTACCTGGCCGACTCCTGGCAGATCATCGAGCCGCTGCGCCTGGACGTCGGCGTGCGCCGCGAGAAGTTCGAGACCGACTACGTGGTCGACGACGGCAATGGCTATCCGGACGGCCTTGCGCTGAGGACGACCGACTACAGTCAGTCAAAGACCTCGTACACGGTCGGCCTGAACTATGACCTGAACGAGATGTCCGGCGTGTTCGCCCGCTATTCCAAGGGCTTCAAGTTCCCCAGCTTCGACAACTTCCGCGAAAACCTGACCGACACCCTCAGCGTCAAGCAGTACGAGCTGGGCTACAAACTGCGCTCGGGGCCGTTCGAGCTGTACGCCACCGGCTTCGCCAACAGCTTCGACGGGGCCAAGTTCGCCGACGTCGGCGGCACGCTGGAGACCAATTCCAACAAGGCGCGCGGCATCGAGCTGGACGGCCGCTGGCGCTCGGACTTCGGCTTGTCGCTGTCCCTGAACGGCACGCTGCAGAAGACCGAGATCAAGACGTCCTCGATCGCGGCCAACAAGGGCAACAGCGCCCAGCGCCAGCCCAACTGGCAGATCCGCTTCACGCCCAGCTACGACGTGCGGCTGGGCCAGGTGGCGACCACCCTCTATGGCACGGTCAGCGCCGTCGACGATCGCTGGGGCGACAACGCCAACACCCAGAAACTCAACGGCTACACCAAGGTGGATCTGGGGGCGATCTTCAACGTCGGCGACTTCAGCGTCCAGGTCGCGGCCGACAATCTGACGAACAGCCATGGGCTGACCGAGGGGGATCCGCGTTCCACCAGCGGCGCCAACGCTCGCCCGATCCTGGGCCGGTCAGTGCGGTTGTCGGTGGGTTACAACTTTTAG
- the treF gene encoding alpha,alpha-trehalase TreF, with the protein MVRLFAATLAALTLASAARAEDAAKVPTPADTYQELFHQVQTRRIFPDGKTFVDAVPRRAPAKIMADYRAHARFSDAELKRFVRANFIVPQAGAAPKPTAKRTALKAHIAGLWPHLTRPPVKPVAGGSALAMAKPFVVPGGRFREIYYWDSYFTMLGLKADGRDDLVDNMIDDFGGLIETYGHIPNGARTYYLSRSQPPFFYAMVGLSAATDPKTIKARVDLMRREHAFWMDGSDDLKPGEAHRRVVAMADGGVLNRYWDDRATPRDESYREDLETAAKSQRSPAEVFRDLRAGAESGWDFSSRWMADGRSLATIQTTSIVPVDLNSLMFGLEKAISAGCAQLADADCVREFEGRATARAEAIDFYLWDAAKGAYLDYQWTTGQRLDHLSAATFYPLFVGATDEHKAHVVAQKAWDELLAPGGLRTTTVRTGQQWDTPNGWAPLQWVAVSGLRRYGEDALAAEIAKRWLATVTREYKASGKMLEKYDVEEAKAGGGGEYPTQDGFGWTNGVTRALMEMK; encoded by the coding sequence ATGGTCCGCCTGTTCGCCGCGACGCTCGCCGCCCTGACCCTGGCTTCGGCCGCTCGGGCGGAGGACGCGGCGAAGGTCCCGACGCCGGCGGACACCTATCAGGAGCTGTTCCACCAGGTTCAGACCCGGCGGATCTTCCCGGACGGCAAGACCTTCGTCGACGCGGTTCCCCGACGCGCGCCGGCCAAGATCATGGCCGACTACCGCGCCCACGCCCGGTTCAGCGACGCCGAACTGAAGCGCTTCGTGCGCGCCAACTTCATCGTGCCGCAGGCGGGCGCGGCGCCGAAGCCGACAGCCAAGCGTACGGCGCTCAAGGCTCACATCGCCGGCCTGTGGCCGCACCTGACCCGGCCGCCCGTAAAGCCCGTGGCCGGCGGTTCGGCCCTGGCCATGGCCAAGCCCTTCGTCGTGCCCGGCGGGCGCTTCCGCGAAATCTACTATTGGGACAGCTACTTCACGATGCTGGGCCTGAAGGCCGACGGACGCGACGATCTCGTGGACAACATGATCGACGATTTCGGCGGCCTGATCGAGACCTACGGCCATATCCCCAACGGCGCCCGTACCTACTATCTCAGCCGCTCGCAGCCGCCGTTCTTTTACGCCATGGTCGGTCTGTCCGCCGCCACCGATCCCAAGACGATCAAGGCGCGGGTCGACCTCATGCGCCGCGAGCACGCCTTCTGGATGGACGGGAGCGACGACCTCAAGCCGGGCGAGGCTCATCGCCGCGTGGTGGCCATGGCCGACGGCGGCGTGCTGAACCGCTATTGGGACGACCGCGCCACGCCGCGCGACGAGTCGTATCGCGAAGACCTCGAGACGGCGGCCAAGAGCCAGCGGTCGCCGGCCGAGGTGTTCCGCGACCTGCGGGCCGGGGCCGAGAGCGGCTGGGACTTCTCGTCGCGCTGGATGGCCGACGGGCGGAGCCTGGCCACGATCCAGACCACCTCGATCGTCCCCGTGGACCTCAACAGCCTGATGTTCGGCCTGGAAAAGGCGATTTCGGCCGGCTGCGCCCAGCTGGCCGACGCCGACTGCGTGCGCGAGTTCGAAGGCCGGGCCACCGCGCGGGCCGAGGCGATCGACTTCTATCTCTGGGACGCGGCCAAGGGCGCCTATCTGGACTACCAGTGGACGACGGGGCAGCGCCTGGACCATCTCAGCGCGGCGACCTTCTATCCATTGTTCGTCGGCGCGACCGACGAGCACAAGGCCCATGTCGTGGCCCAGAAGGCCTGGGACGAACTGCTGGCCCCCGGCGGCCTGCGCACCACCACGGTCCGCACCGGCCAGCAGTGGGACACGCCCAACGGCTGGGCGCCCTTGCAGTGGGTGGCCGTGTCGGGCCTGCGCCGCTATGGCGAGGACGCCCTGGCGGCCGAGATCGCCAAGCGTTGGCTGGCCACGGTGACGCGTGAATACAAGGCCAGCGGCAAGATGCTTGAGAAATACGACGTCGAGGAAGCAAAGGCCGGCGGAGGCGGGGAGTATCCCACCCAGGACGGCTTCGGCTGGACCAACGGCGTCACGCGGGCGCTGATGGAGATGAAGTAG
- a CDS encoding TonB-dependent receptor: MLLRSASAVAIAACLMLAGQAQAADAPAPADNTELDAVVIVGSGQTRSVSTLVPSSLETLPPGTSVQKALNFLPGVSAQSIDALGVNEQSLSLQVRGFNTTHLGYSLDGMPLGDGAYNNYNGLTISRALISENLGRADLATGIAGLGIPSTSNLGGALIYVSSDPKKDMGLSVSQSFGSEDTYRTFLRFDTGEHNGWSAYLSGHYAQQDLFVNQPAYNKSTGKQFNGKVTYKGERGQLTAFVDLSRTNQADDAYLSKDMLNRLGWDWGGYAPNWDAYVSRAACSVASLASKCVTSTAPEKLADVTFTNGQILRNDDLFYIAGDFDVTSTLKTHLQVYRHTDKGAGNNFITGLSNQGTTDTSDDLPVQIRDTRYTIERDGVVASVAWTVGFNHIQAGLWLEQNTSSAARYIWTNVTGPFSLAQYLDGQPNTAQWVQKTDWNTQQFYVQDTITLLNDALSIDFGFKSTNAKSNARALPGIAKAAAAASTQFATGSLKASDSFLPEAGVRWRIAQGHEVFASYAENMAMFQGGFKLGPQSVSQAVWDAQGRYLKPETSKSFDAGYRYVGDKVQLSVSAYEVDFNNRLLQYNPCPTNQQQNPGCGNSFHNAGSVTSKGAEIGVLWKPLSWLNWYNSASYNKSTYDEDLNWCTTTCVIKQTKGKQQVDTPKQMFASVLTLKQGGFSASLQGKYTGRRYYTYTNDQSFAGVTLFDLGLAYRFDSASFMKGAKASLNVTNLTNKRYASNFDSSVFAPDDATGSILVFHASAPRQVFGTLSFEF; the protein is encoded by the coding sequence ATGCTGCTCAGATCCGCCAGCGCGGTGGCCATCGCCGCCTGCCTCATGCTCGCCGGCCAAGCCCAGGCCGCCGACGCGCCGGCGCCGGCCGACAACACCGAACTGGACGCCGTCGTCATCGTCGGCAGCGGCCAGACCCGGTCGGTCTCGACCCTCGTCCCGTCCAGCCTGGAAACCCTGCCGCCGGGGACCAGCGTGCAGAAGGCCCTGAACTTCCTACCGGGCGTCAGCGCCCAGTCGATCGACGCCCTGGGCGTCAACGAACAGTCGCTGTCGCTGCAGGTGCGCGGCTTCAACACCACCCACCTGGGCTACAGCCTGGACGGCATGCCGCTGGGTGACGGCGCCTACAACAACTACAACGGCCTGACGATCAGCCGCGCGCTGATCTCCGAGAACCTGGGCCGCGCCGACCTGGCGACCGGCATCGCGGGCCTGGGCATCCCCTCGACCAGCAACCTGGGCGGCGCGCTGATCTATGTGTCCAGCGACCCGAAGAAGGACATGGGCCTGTCGGTCAGCCAAAGCTTCGGCAGCGAGGACACCTACCGCACGTTCCTGCGTTTCGACACCGGCGAGCACAACGGCTGGTCGGCCTATCTGTCGGGCCACTACGCCCAACAGGACCTGTTCGTGAACCAGCCGGCCTACAACAAGTCGACCGGCAAGCAGTTCAACGGCAAGGTCACCTACAAGGGCGAGCGCGGCCAGCTGACCGCCTTCGTCGATCTGTCGCGCACCAACCAGGCCGATGACGCCTATCTGTCCAAGGACATGCTGAACCGCCTGGGCTGGGACTGGGGCGGCTACGCGCCGAATTGGGACGCCTATGTCAGCCGCGCGGCCTGCTCGGTGGCGTCGCTGGCCTCCAAGTGCGTGACCTCGACCGCGCCCGAGAAGCTGGCCGACGTCACCTTCACCAACGGCCAGATCCTGCGTAACGACGACCTGTTCTACATCGCCGGCGATTTCGACGTGACGTCGACGTTGAAGACCCACCTGCAGGTCTATCGCCACACCGACAAGGGCGCGGGCAACAACTTCATCACCGGCCTGTCGAACCAGGGCACGACCGACACCTCGGACGACCTGCCCGTCCAGATCCGCGACACCCGCTACACGATCGAGCGCGACGGCGTGGTCGCCAGCGTCGCCTGGACCGTGGGCTTCAACCACATCCAGGCCGGCCTGTGGCTGGAGCAGAACACCAGCAGCGCCGCGCGCTACATCTGGACCAACGTCACCGGCCCCTTCAGCCTGGCCCAATATCTGGACGGCCAGCCGAACACCGCCCAGTGGGTGCAAAAGACCGACTGGAACACCCAGCAGTTCTACGTGCAGGACACCATCACCCTGCTGAACGATGCGCTGAGCATCGACTTCGGCTTCAAGAGCACCAACGCCAAGTCGAACGCCCGCGCCCTGCCCGGCATCGCCAAGGCCGCCGCGGCGGCGTCCACCCAGTTCGCCACCGGCTCGCTGAAGGCCTCGGACAGCTTCCTGCCGGAAGCCGGCGTGCGCTGGCGGATCGCCCAGGGCCACGAGGTGTTCGCCAGCTACGCCGAGAACATGGCCATGTTCCAGGGCGGCTTCAAACTGGGCCCGCAATCGGTGTCGCAGGCCGTCTGGGACGCCCAAGGCCGATACCTGAAGCCCGAGACCTCCAAGAGCTTCGACGCCGGCTACCGCTATGTCGGCGACAAGGTGCAGCTGTCGGTCTCGGCCTACGAGGTCGACTTCAACAACCGCCTGCTGCAGTACAACCCCTGCCCGACCAACCAGCAGCAGAACCCCGGCTGCGGCAACTCCTTCCACAACGCCGGCAGCGTCACCAGCAAGGGCGCCGAGATCGGCGTGCTGTGGAAGCCGCTGTCGTGGCTGAACTGGTACAATTCGGCCTCGTACAACAAGTCGACCTACGATGAAGACCTGAACTGGTGCACGACCACCTGCGTGATCAAGCAGACCAAGGGCAAGCAGCAGGTCGACACGCCCAAGCAGATGTTCGCCAGCGTGCTGACCCTGAAACAGGGCGGCTTCTCTGCCTCGCTGCAGGGCAAGTATACGGGCCGCCGCTACTACACCTACACCAACGACCAGAGCTTCGCCGGCGTCACCCTGTTCGACCTGGGCCTGGCCTACCGCTTTGACAGCGCCAGCTTCATGAAGGGCGCCAAGGCGTCGCTGAACGTCACCAACCTGACCAACAAGCGCTACGCCTCGAACTTCGACAGCAGCGTCTTCGCGCCGGACGACGCCACCGGGAGCATCCTGGTGTTCCACGCCTCGGCCCCGCGCCAGGTGTTCGGCACGCTCAGCTTCGAGTTCTAG